The nucleotide window GCTGTTTTCATGGCTAAGCACACAAAAAGTTACACTATGCCCAGCCATCATAGGTGAGCTTCAAGTGATGCATGATCACTACCGCTACTTAAATGAGCAAATAGCCGAACAAGATATAAAAATCGTTAGGCAGGTTAAGCAAAGCAGTCGTTGCCAGCTACTAAAAACCGTTCCTGGTATTGGTGATATGACTGCAAGCCAATTAGCAGCAGAAGTGGGCAATGCTCATCAGTTTAAAAGCGGTCGAGAAATGGCTGCTTGGTTAGGGTTGGTGCCGCGGCAATATTCGACAGGAGGGAGGTCGAAGTTATTAGGTATTAGTAAGCGTGGAAATAAACGCCTTAGATGCTTATTAGTGCACGGAGCCAGAGCGATCCTATCACGATTGGATAACTATCGGGGGCCGATGTATGACTGGCTAAGAAAGCTGAGAGCAAGTAAATCATTTAATACGGTCTGTATTGCTCTGGCAAACAAGCTGTCACGAATAGCGTATGCTGTTTTAAGCAAGAATGAGCCTTACCAGTCACAGCAGGTTTAATCAGGTTTGCAATAACAGAGCGTGATGATGAAAAGGGTTGACCGTCCGGGTAGTAAACCTGTCACAAAAAACAGCTGTTATAAGCTGTCGGTTTTTTAAGGGCTATCTGGCGCGGATGCTCATCGTGGAGCAGGAATGAAACATTCCTAATTAAAGACTCCGAATACATTAGCGCAAAACCACCTCATGATCACAAATCTGTGTTGCAATCATGAGGGGAACCATACATTTTTGTGTCTGAAATTTATGCGCAGGGGGGTGGGTGAGAACCACCGACGTGGTTCGAGCCGAAGTGAGCCCGCGAACGAAGACAACGTTGCGTGCTTTTCCGCAACGGCCCGAAGGGGAATAATCCACCCCCCACCACCATCGAATTCGATACGAAACAGCCTCGTTTACCAACGGGGCTTTTTTGTGTCTGAAATTTATGCGCAGGGGGTGGGTGAGAACCGCCGACGTGGTTCGAGCCGAAGTGAGCCCGCGAACGAAGACAACGTTGCGTGCTTTTCCGCAACGGCCCAAAGGGGAATAATCCACCCCCCACCACCATCGAATTTGATACGAAACAGCCTCGTTTACTAACGGGGCTTTTTTGTGTCTGAAATTTATGCGCAGGGGGTGGGTGAGAACCACCGACGTGGTTCGAGCCGAAGTGAGCCCGCGAACGAAGACAACGTTGCGTGCTTTTCCGCAACGGCCCGAAGGGGAATAATCCACCCCCCACCACCATCGAATTCGATACGAAACAGCCTCGTTTACCAACGGGGCTTAATGAGATGGTTCCCCTCGCTTTTAACCAGCTATGCTGGAAAGGCGACGAAACCAACAAGGAGAACCATCTCATGTCTATCAAAGTCCTTGGAATCGATTTAGGCAAGTCT belongs to Amphritea atlantica and includes:
- a CDS encoding IS110 family transposase, producing the protein MSIKVLGIDLGKSSFHLIGRDSHDKQVCKKKLSRHQLITFIAQLPPCIIAFEACGGAHWLGRLCMSYGHDVRLIPPQYVKPFVKGNKNDFIDAQAITEAAGRPDMRFVAVKSVDAQSQVVVHRVREGFVAERTACMSRIGALLLEFGLSLPRGHSAMKKLFSWLSTQKVTLCPAIIGELQVMHDHYRYLNEQIAEQDIKIVRQVKQSSRCQLLKTVPGIGDMTASQLAAEVGNAHQFKSGREMAAWLGLVPRQYSTGGRSKLLGISKRGNKRLRCLLVHGARAILSRLDNYRGPMYDWLRKLRASKSFNTVCIALANKLSRIAYAVLSKNEPYQSQQV